The DNA region ATGGACTGAACCCTTTAATGCACACTTAACACACAGGACAGTGGTAAGAGATAAAGGCTGGATCAATCCAATGATCTTATTacctcagaacaaaattatCCACAAACTGCGAGTATTACCTCAGAGCAGTCTATGTGAAGCACTGAAAAAGTATCTGGGGCAGCAGTAACAGCCAGACAACTCAATTTACTCCACCCAGACACCAACTTACTATTCTGAGCACGCAGAAGGACTGTGAAAAAACTGCGTCTATATCTTCAGTAGTCACGTGATGAGAACGCACATAAAGAACAATCTTGCTCCTGTCCTTGTGTCATTCGCTGTAACCAGCTCACTCTTTGTCTTGAAGACACACCCCAGTTCAAAGTTCACCTGGGAGCAAGGAATTAAGAACCTCCCTTCTCTAACAACACAGAGGTTGAAAATAGTCCCCTACTTTTCCATTTCAGATATGACTATATAACATTCCCAGGAACAACAAACTTGCCTGGAAAATCCCTCTGAACCTGCCTCCAAACTGACCAAGTCGAAACCATGCCAGGAATCAAACGGCCCTCACAGACCGTGCACAATCTCGGAGGATTTTATAAAAGAAtttaaaggttttttaaaacagtacaTTTAACAGAATCACTTACCCCAATTAATATTTAGCTTCTCTGATTCAGTTGTTTTTCCAAACACTTCAaaactatattttattaaacGTCAAACCACAGGAgaccaccacaacaactgcgTGAAGAAAGGAGTTCAGGTGAGACTGGGCCTGTTAGTGAGACACACAAAGACAGCAGGAGGGCTCTGCTCCTATCCGGGGGGGGGCTTGCTCTGAATACGCCACACAGTGCAGAATTTTAAGGGTCAAGCCCACAAAGCAGATCCTCAGCCAGGTCACGGAATACCCACCCTTCCAGTCTCTGCACcctttgctttttttaaccagtttcgGCAacatgcagccccacctggtggCAAAAACAGGGAGTGCACCACCAACTCACAGAAGCCTACAGTCCATGGCGTCCATCAGCCTGGTGGACTCAAGGACTGTGAATTCATTGACAAGCGGTGTGCAATCTTTAATCTTTGGCAACTGCTCAGTAAATTTCCCATGTCTCCTTAATTTTCTATTGCTATATTTCAGAACGAAACCCACACTCTAGTACTTCTGTAGCTTAGGGACACGGACACAGCCATCTTTCCTGGAGAAATGGGAGCGCTCCTCTTCCACAATGGACAGAGACTGAAATTTACACTGTGCTTACAGGATATTTTTAcctgcatatttttttttccaaatgtaacTTGTCTGCAGTAAGGAAAATTGGAAAACCTGAACATCAGCTAGCACTGTACTTAACGGCAGAGGTATCGAGCATGTCAAGGAACTCCGTCAGACACTCTTCAGCCAAACTCGCACCTCAACATGAAATCGGGAAATCGGGTTTTGGAACAGTGAAAAGAGAAACCTCCCCTTTTCTCTTGCGATTGTGGGCTTGAGATTTTCATGAGCTGGACAGAACAGCCTCCAGGCCCGTCTCGCACAAACCCCAGGTCACAGCGTGCTTCCTAACACTACATCTTGAGCAGCGAGTCACACTCTGAGAGGGCAGGCAAGAGGATGCTCTGCTGTGCAAacgaaaatgtgaaaaaaaaacattggaacTCAAACACTGTTTAGATTGGCGTGACTGACAAATGCGACGTTCTAGAAAAATActaaatttctattttttttttacattctccTAGACATTAGGTTTTCCACTGTGTACACCCTGCTGGACAAAATGTTCCTTACCACCCTGATTCCAGAGCGCGAGCTACCTCTAccgagacagacacagacagcaaccCCCCCTCCAAGTctgtatttgtaatatttagTCCCAGAGTGACTCACGACACAGGCAGATAGCTATGCTTGAATTCTAGTTCCTCCACGAGTGCATAATACCTGCCGTCTACAGGAATGGGCTATAGAGAAGCTTCTGAGACTTTCTGAGGGAGGAATGGCCAGCGGGTGGAAGGAGCAGCAGTGCAGTCTCTCGCCTCGGGCCTGCTCAGTGGAACACGGTCTGCCTCCACCTCTTGTCGTGCAGGAAGGGCCAGAGGCTCTCCTTGATGCCCGCCTTGAAGGGGGTGTGCCGCCCAAGGCCCAGGCCCTCCAGCCTGGAGCAGTCCAGCTGGGCATTGTGTGGCCGTCGGGCGCCCACGTCGGCCGGCGGCTCCGTCACCTGTGGGGGGGGCCGAAGGAAACGCATCAGCGCCCTCGCCGAGGCTCTGCGGCCCCAATCGCAGTCGGGCCCCGGGAGCTTCTCGCCTCTCCGCTGCCCTCCGAACCCCCCCCAGCGCCTGGGCCCTCACCCGAAGAGCACCACGCCACCTCATCGTGCTCTCCGAGGCCGCGAGACCTGCTGCTCAGTGCCCGCAAGGGCAATCCGACAGGCCAGCGGGCAAGAGTGGCACAGCCAGGCATCGTGCTGACCTCCAAGAGACGGTCCAGCTGAACAACATCACGAGACAAAGAGGTGTCGGGATCAAAAACCCCACAGCACTGAAGCAAAAACAGGGACAAGAGCCGAAAGCTCTATTCTCGAAGAGCTGCTCTCAGAGTCCAGATTCTTCTTGTACATTAGCATGTTTTAGACCTGGCATTAACGTCTCACTGCTCATCTCCAGACAAaaatttaagattttatttcgGGGGGCATCCCTGTTTTTCTGCTTTATTCAACTGGAACGTGCTGCTAAAGAACCAAAGCAGCGCAAAGGCACTCTGTGACTTAGaataagaaacattttgttCAAACCTTTTCTATGTGCCAGCACATACCGGAATGAGATGACTGCTGGGCAAGTTAAAGGCATCAGCTATCGCACAAGCGATTTCGTATTTGGTCATCTGCTCCTTGCCCGAAAAGTGGAAGATTCCCTGTATCGACGGATCCTGGGGAGGttagagaaagagaaaataattttcctGCATGGAGTTTATTTTTCAAGTGGCACGAGTTTTATCACCCATTTCAGCTTTCACAGCCGTCACAGACTCTTCTGCAGAAAGCGCCGTCTCGTGCAGGCTTCAGCCTGGAGCTGCTGGACGATCGGTCAGGCCCTGTGCCCGCCGGCACTGGACAGACACCCACCTGGAGCCTGCGGTCAGCCAGCTGCCGGCACACGCTGGCGACGTCGTTGACGTAGGTGGGGAAGCGCTGCTGGCAGTGGTCGACGCCGCAGCTCGCCGCGCCGTTCTGCACCTTGTCGAGCAGCACCGTGACGGCACTCTCCTCGGTCTTCTCCACGGCGCCGTACAGAACGGGCACCCTCAGCACGGCCGCGCCTGGCGCCACGCCCCCCGCAGGGCGAGCCCACAAGCACCGGGAAAGCGAGACGTTAGCACCGCCTTCTGCCCCGCTCGCACGGGGAAAGTGGCAAAATTATTTCTCATTAAACAGCCCGAGGAGACGCTGGTAGTGGCAAACCGTTCTTTCACATCACAAAAGGCTCTATTTGGGGAGGTAGCTCTCTTTGCAATGTTAtctttaactttgttttttattccatCCCCAATTCTGTGTTGTTGACATGTTTATTGTCAGTGTGCTACAACTAAAAATCCACATTAGTATGCATCTATTCTGACAAGGCCAGCTCTGTGGGTCCACGAGCCCCGGAGCTCCTACCGGGATTGTGCCGCAGgacctccctctctccctccagctTGGTCTTCCCGTACAGGTTCAGGGGGTTCGGGGGGTCGTTCTCTGCGTACGGGGGGTCGCGCCCGTCAAACACATAGTCCGTGCTGATGTGTATGAGAAACATCCCAGCTGCAAGGGAGAATAATGAGTGAGCCGGCCACAGCACTGAAAGCCACTGGTGTGTGAAGGGAGGAGGGCTGAGGCTCCCCTGGGCTTGCAGTCCAGCTGACACTGACCCCGGCTCACCTGTCTGAGCAGCTCTGACTGTTATTAGTTATACGAGCAACTGGACAGCATCTGTAAGGTTCATGCAGGGTTTTCAGTTGATGTGAAAGATGCACGACAGGCAAGCCTTCAAGGCCTGTGTAAGAGTGCTGAACTTGAATTTTGTAACCAACAGTgagaagggagagagggaggagggagagagggcagAACACAAGCCGAGAGACACAGCGACCCCCCCACCGCCGGGCCCGACGCCCTGCACTGCAGCAGCCCCGGCAGCCACACGCTGGCACAAATGCCCAGTCGGGAATCTTTCACTTCGGACTgtggcaaatgaaaaaaataaaaacacggATCCCACCGAAGGCGGCTCAGTGCGGAGAGGGAAACGGATGGGGGAATGACTCTCTCCTGCCAGCCCTGTGTCCTGCGACCGTGTGACCTGGCATGGGGCTGGGGGGGGGTCTCACCTGACTCCTTGGCGACGGTCGCCGCGGCGTTCACGTTCAGCTGCGTCGCAGCCTCGGTCTGGGTCTCCACCACGTCCGGCCTCCTCTCCGCCGCGCAGTGCACGATGACGTGAGgctgcaagcacacacacacacacgcgctcTGTCTCACTCCTGAGACACGCTGCCTCACAGCCCTGCAGGTGACCCGCTCCCCCCCCGTCAGGGCAGACAGGTCAGCCGCCCGGCCGCAAAGCAGGGCAAAGCACCCCACGAGCCACCGGACTGAGAGGGGGGCTCAGAAGCGATGGCACCCCCACGCTCTGTCACAGACTCTTCTGCAGAGTCGCAGTGGCCTGAgcagtgcctcagctctgacGTCACGACCGGGGGCCCCCAGGGACCCTGTCAACGGATGGCAGCCCGTGTGCTCAACGGGCCTTACGACAACACACAAGCATGCCATAATACGGAGGAGCGCTGGGTTGGTGCAACAGTCGGGATTCTCCAAAGGCTATCGGCAAGCTCTCCCATCCTCCTGAAATCTGAGGTGGAAGCAAAAAAGGACTGATCTGACCTCCTGGGAACATCAGCTTGTGTTGCTGTGTGGTCTATGACTCGACCGCATTTTATTACAGAACATAAAAGTTCATGTGAACTAAACCGACCTTTGCATATGAGCCTGAGTGTTGCATCTCATACAAGTACCCAGTATTTATTAGACCACAGGATCGTGTCTGAAGCAAGCAGAAGCTCGAGCTGGGGAAATGTGTACTGAGCagcgacaaaaaaaaaaacactgcttgtAACAGCAACAAAGTCTGTAGATAAAAAAATggcctgtttaaaaaaaatgcaaaattcttatatttaaaaagtCAGCGTTAAAATCTCTACACAGATTTAAAATGAAGCCCTTGTTATGGAAAGAAACCTCCTTAAATGTCAAATTCGCCTGTTGCTACAGCGCCGCTCAGTGGTGGGAGCTCCTGTCCCTTCCAGCACCAGAGAAGCAGTCTCATTCGACAGATAAacacacaaaggaaaaatgGGAGATTTCACCTGGAAACCCTGAACCATCTGCCGCACGGCCTCGGGTTCGAGCAGGTTGCAGCTCTCGAAGCGGGGCCGGGCGCGGCTGTGACCGCTGCCCATGACGTGCCAGCCGTTGTTCTGGAACTCCTTGCAGACGGCCCGGCCCAGCAGCCCCGTGGCGCCTGTCACCAGCACCCTCCTGAAGGGGGTGTCCACGTGCTCCTGCGGGGGGGGGAGACGGCGCATCAGGGGGGGGCCACAGACGATCACACCGCGGCCCCGAGCGGTGCTCACCCGCAGGAAAGGAAAGCAGGCCTTTCAACGAGGGTGAACACAACTGGGCCAGTAGAAGCCGATTCAGCTGTAATAAACTAAACAGCAAGCCACGACTGTTGTACCGAGCTGCAGTATGGATGTGTAACAGACGCGATGTATAATGTGTTGTGATGTTTTCAGACGTACAGAAGCCCTGTGTGTCCATTAAAATTGTCCCCTATGACACGTTATTTTATCTCACTCTGACGAGCGCACGCGCTCAGGGCAGCTGGCCGCTGGCCAGGCAGGACACGGCCTCAACGGGAACGAATCCCTTCCATTCCCCTCTCCCAGGGCCGTGGAGGACACCCGAGCGAGGAGCGCTCCCTCTCCTGGCACCCTCACCCACCCCTAATCCCGCTGCCCGCTGGCAAAGCTGAGAGCAAAATGGTGATGCAACAAAAGGCATAGGAGTCATTTAAGAAAAGCCGCATGGAGCCGACTAAGAACTGCTTGTAGAAAGTCTCTCTCTTACAGCACGCACTGTATAACACAGCCCTAGCTAAGCCCAGCACTGCTGTTTGAGCTCTCTTCCCTTGCAGTGtaccattagcaggcttaaagAGCGCCTCAAATGTAATCACCAACCACCGGGGGAATGTGTTAGCA from Lepisosteus oculatus isolate fLepOcu1 chromosome 11, fLepOcu1.hap2, whole genome shotgun sequence includes:
- the mat2b gene encoding methionine adenosyltransferase 2 subunit beta isoform X2; this encodes MPECPFAGFQEHVDTPFRRVLVTGATGLLGRAVCKEFQNNGWHVMGSGHSRARPRFESCNLLEPEAVRQMVQGFQPHVIVHCAAERRPDVVETQTEAATQLNVNAAATVAKESAGMFLIHISTDYVFDGRDPPYAENDPPNPLNLYGKTKLEGEREVLRHNPGAAVLRVPVLYGAVEKTEESAVTVLLDKVQNGAASCGVDHCQQRFPTYVNDVASVCRQLADRRLQDPSIQGIFHFSGKEQMTKYEIACAIADAFNLPSSHLIPLDRLLEVSTMPGCATLARWPVGLPLRALSSRSRGLGEHDEVAWCSSGDGAAGRRGRPTATQCPAGLLQAGGPGPWAAHPLQGGHQGEPLALPARQEVEADRVPLSRPEARDCTAAPSTRWPFLPQKVSEASL
- the mat2b gene encoding methionine adenosyltransferase 2 subunit beta isoform X1, with the translated sequence MIPTQESDLTDMSSREKELKIHFTPGNVELVEEHVDTPFRRVLVTGATGLLGRAVCKEFQNNGWHVMGSGHSRARPRFESCNLLEPEAVRQMVQGFQPHVIVHCAAERRPDVVETQTEAATQLNVNAAATVAKESAGMFLIHISTDYVFDGRDPPYAENDPPNPLNLYGKTKLEGEREVLRHNPGAAVLRVPVLYGAVEKTEESAVTVLLDKVQNGAASCGVDHCQQRFPTYVNDVASVCRQLADRRLQDPSIQGIFHFSGKEQMTKYEIACAIADAFNLPSSHLIPLDRLLEVSTMPGCATLARWPVGLPLRALSSRSRGLGEHDEVAWCSSGDGAAGRRGRPTATQCPAGLLQAGGPGPWAAHPLQGGHQGEPLALPARQEVEADRVPLSRPEARDCTAAPSTRWPFLPQKVSEASL
- the mat2b gene encoding methionine adenosyltransferase 2 subunit beta isoform X3, giving the protein MIPTQESDLTDMSSREKELKIHFTPGNVELVEEHVDTPFRRVLVTGATGLLGRAVCKEFQNNGWHVMGSGHSRARPRFESCNLLEPEAVRQMVQGFQPHVIVHCAAERRPDVVETQTEAATQLNVNAAATVAKESAGMFLIHISTDYVFDGRDPPYAENDPPNPLNLYGKTKLEGEREVLRHNPGAAVLRVPVLYGAVEKTEESAVTVLLDKVQNGAASCGVDHCQQRFPTYVNDVASVCRQLADRRLQDPSIQGIFHFSGKEQMTKYEIACAIADAFNLPSSHLIPVTEPPADVGARRPHNAQLDCSRLEGLGLGRHTPFKAGIKESLWPFLHDKRWRQTVFH